The following proteins come from a genomic window of Aphelocoma coerulescens isolate FSJ_1873_10779 chromosome 18, UR_Acoe_1.0, whole genome shotgun sequence:
- the LOC138120369 gene encoding urotensin-2 receptor-like, producing the protein MEPNGTAAAGGNGTAAAGGGGAPGGGPLLIPSAFGTVLSVMYVAGVAGNVYTLVVMCHSARCAAPMYSSIVSLALADLLYLSTIPFIVCTYLAQDWYFGDLGCRILLSLDLLTMHASIFTLTLMCTERYLAVTRPLDTLKRSRGYRKVTAGAVWSVSLLLTLPMMLMVTLTEGGKAEGKVKRMCAPTWSVDAYRTYLTVLFSTSIMAPGIIIGFLYTRLARTYLESQRNPPHKEKSKRSPRQKVLIMIFSIVLVFWACFLPFWIWQLVRLYSSSLQLTTQTQKCINYLVTCLTYSNSCINPFLYTLLTKNYREYLRNRHRNFYRFTSSFRKRGSNLQCSWGRSMSSSNQYDYSSEALGMATLKDK; encoded by the coding sequence atGGAGCCCAACgggacggcggcggcggggggcaacgggacggcggcggcgggcggcgggggtgCCCCCGGGGGCGGCCCCCTGCTCATCCCCTCGGCCTTCGGGACGGTGCTGTCGGTGATGTACGTGGCCGGGGTGGCCGGCAATGTCTACACGCTGGTGGTGATGTGCCACTCGGCGCGCTGCGCCGCCCCCATGTACAGCTCCATCgtcagcctggccctggccgACCTGCTCTACCTCTCCACCATCCCCTTCATCGTCTGCACCTATCTGGCCCAGGACTGGTACTTCGGGGACCTGGGGTGCCGcatcctgctcagcctggaccTGCTCACCATGCACGCCAGCATCTTCACCCTCACCCTCATGTGCACCGAGCGCTATCTGGCCGTCACCCGGCCCCTGGACACCCTGAAGCGGTCGCGGGGCTACCGGAAGGTCACGGCGGGGGCTGTCTGGTCGGTGTCGCTGCTGCTCACGCTGCCCATGATGCTGATGGTCACGCTGACCGAGGGGGGCAAGGCGGAGGGCAAGGTGAAGAGGATGTGTGCGCCCACCTGGAGCGTGGATGCCTACCGGACCTACCTGACCGTGCTCTTCAGCACCAGCATCATGGCCCCGGGGATCATCATCGGCTTCCTCTATACACGCCTGGCCAGGACCTACCTGGAGTCCCAGAGGAACCCCCCGCACAAGGAGAAGAGCAAGAGATCCCCCCGGCAGAAGGTCCTCATCATGATTTTCAGCATCGTGCTGGTCTTCTGGGCCTGCTTCCTGCCGTTTTGGATCTGGCAGCTGGTGCGCCTctacagcagctccctgcagctcacCACCCAAACCCAGAAGTGCATTAACTATCTGGTGACCTGCCTGACCTACAGCAACAGCTGCATCAACCCCTTCCTCTACACCCTGCTCACCAAAAACTACCGGGAGTACCTGCGCAACAGGCACCGCAACTTCTACAGGTTCACGTCCTCCTTCCGCAAGAGGGGCTCCAACCTGCAGTGCTCCTGGGGACGGTCCATGTCCTCCAGCAACCAGTACGACTACAGCTCGGAGGCGCTGGGCATGGCCACTCTCAAGGAcaagtga